The sequence below is a genomic window from Macadamia integrifolia cultivar HAES 741 chromosome 1, SCU_Mint_v3, whole genome shotgun sequence.
GTCaagttaaaataaataatactcAAAAGAACTCAGGAATTTAAGTTTGTGATCTGTGTGGTTAACTTTAGAACTTCAAGTAGAACTGAAGAACAGCAACAAACAGAATAATTGCAGTTCACCAGAGATGGCCTCCACCCAATTGAGGAATCCACCTCAAAACACCCATGAATCTAGACATCTttacaataaaaagaaaaaaataataataaataaaaaattctaaaaaatcctactttctaaaatagaaactactagcTTCCTAGagtaagagaaaaatagaaaatccaaAACTCAGCTGAGACTTCTAGAAGCAGGTCTTAAGCTTGAGTCCCTGGGATACAAATAGAAACTAAGGCTATAAACTCCCCATCAGCAAATAAAGATGCTGATTCTTACTATTTCTTATTATCTTCTTTCTCTGCCTCTGCAGCCTTCTTCATCCTGGCACCAATGTGATGCATGTTCATCCGCTCAAGCCGCAACTTGGCATATGCATTAAACGATTTCATTTCATCCGTAATCTTAACCACCTCAGTAGAAGGCTTCTCCCGTAGAATAGGCATGTAGTCATCTTGGACTTGAGTGGCAGTGGCCAATTCCTCAGGACTAGAATCACCAGCCTGCAACAAGATTATCGGAAATAAAGCTTATATACTATTGGCTTGCCAAATAAAGGTCTCTACCAGTGAATCCTCACTACATAATCAAACAATTTTACCTTGAATTTCCTTGCACGCCTTGGGAAGACAACTAACTTGGCCTTGTAGGTCTTCAGCCTCTGCACATTAGTTTGAAGACCCTCCAGGGAACGGTTCTTGCGGCGGTGATCAACTGCGATGCCAATTGTTGAGGCAAGTTTCTTTGGAATCCCTGCAGCCTAGAAGGCATAAAACCATAATAACAACTAGTAAGATTTAAGGCACAGGATTTTACTATTAAATTTACAAAATGCAGGAAGCTTCAGACTTCCCACAGAATCAACTGAAACTTGGGGGCTCCTATTGTGTTGACAGCACAATGGGTGCCAAATGGTTATGGCAGCTGCCGAGACTCCATAGGTGGCAGAGGTTTTTAAATTTCGGGGTCGGGGCTGCTTGGGGTAAGGCTCCTATTGTTGTAGTGAACACCAGTACAATGGATGGCAAATAGTCAGGGGTAGCTGTTCCACGATGAAGCTTCGGTGAGGCTTGTGATCCCACTACAACCAATTGACTCATAAATACTAAAGGAGATATTTGACATGAAGGAACACTTATTGTACAGTCATTAATAGCTAAATCTTAAGTAATTAAAATTGGacaaaatatatcaaatgtATAAGATGAAGAATGCAAATGTTCATAACAAGTGTTACATGAAATTAATAGGA
It includes:
- the LOC122075759 gene encoding 60S ribosomal protein L13-1-like, with amino-acid sequence MVKHNNVVPSGHFRKHWQNYVKTWFNQPGRKTRRRAARQKKAVKIFPRPTAGPLRPIVHGQTLKYNMKVRAGRGFSLEELKAAGIPKKLASTIGIAVDHRRKNRSLEGLQTNVQRLKTYKAKLVVFPRRARKFKAGDSSPEELATATQVQDDYMPILREKPSTEVVKITDEMKSFNAYAKLRLERMNMHHIGARMKKAAEAEKEDNKK